The nucleotide window AATGCGCTGTTGGGGCTGGATCATGGGGTCAGTCGGCCTTGTCGATGTTGTAGCGCTGAGGCCGGTTCACCTGCTGGAGCAACTCGTTGACTTCCGCCTTGAGTTCGATGATGCGGTTTTCCCTGCCGGCGGTCACGGCGTTGAATCGTTCGAGGTCGTGGATGGCATCCTGGAGTTCGCTTTCGCGTTCCTTGCGCCCCTCGACATCCTGTTTGAGCTGGGAGTTCAGGACTGCGAGTTCCTTGGATGCCCGCAGCTGGGCCTGGTTATACAACAGCACCAGGGGGACGGCCATGAGCAGCAGGAACAGGCCGGAGGCCGCCTTCCGAATGGCTTGCTCGCGCAACATGCTGTTCGCATGGTCCACCTTGCGTGCAACCATGTAGGCAATTCCGGTTCCGTTGGTGGTTCCCTTGTAGAACGCCGCGATCCGCAGCCGGCCGTAGCGGGAGTGGTCGGTCGTCAGCAAGGTGAGCCCGTGTTCGTCCGAGGCGGTTGCGAGGTCGAGCACCAGCTCGCGGATGTTGTGAGGCACGGCATCGACGGCCTTGGTGGCGTCGAGTCCCGGTTCCTTATCCGCAGTGCCGGCAATCAACGAATAGGAGCCCGGGCTTTTCCGGACCACCGCGCCGACCACGTTGAAGCCGCCGTTGTTTGCGAAACGGCCCAGTTGTTTCTGGAGGGCCCGGTAGGCGGCGGAGTCAGGGCTTCCGACCAGTTCCAGGCTCTGCGTATAATCGTTGCCGAGGATTTCCCGAATGGCAAAGGCCCCGTTGGCCAGGTTTTCATCGATGTCCCGGAGCAGCGTTTCCCGGTTTTCGACATACGACCATGTGGAGAATGCAACCACTCCGGCCACATAGGCCGTGGCGGAAAACGCAAACCGCTTCAGGCGGCGCTTGACCGGCTTTTCATTCATGAAAGGTCATCCGTGGTTGTCCTGTATTTCTGGGGTTCGCCCAGCTCCTTGAGCAGTTTGTTGATCTCGGCCTTCAGCTCAAGCGTGCGGCGTTCGCGTCCCCGCATCAGTTGGTTGAATCGTTCCATGTCCTCCAGGGTCCGTTTCAGGCGTTCCTCGGCCCGGTTTTGTTCGGTGACATCGCGCCAGACGCCCAGGATGCCGACGGCGCGTCCGTTTTCATTGCGCAACGGAATCTTGCTGATTTCGCGCCATCCGATGCTTCCATCGGCGCGCGTGTGCGATTGGGTATAGTTGAACAGCGGCTGGTTGTTGACAATCACGTCTTGGTCGCGGCTGACGATCTGCGGGGCGAGTGCGGGGTCGAACAGGTCGTACGGGGTTTTGCCCACCACGTCTTCGAGGGATTCAAGGCCGCATTCCCGGGTGAAGGTCTTGTTGCAGCCCAGGTAGACCGAATCCTTGTCTTTCCAGAAGACCGACATGGGAATGGTGTCCATGATCAATTGGAGCATTTGCTGCGATTCGCGCAAGGCGCTTTCCGTACGCTGGCGGTTGGCGATGTCGCGCGCGACCCCGAAGATGGCTTTCTTGTTTTTCCAGGAGCCTTGGAAAATATTCATTTCAACCGGGATGGTGCCGTTGCTTTTCATTTTCAACGGCAGGCCGCAGGTGGTGGCCTGTTCGGTCTGCATGCGGGCAATCACCTGGTAGATCTCGACCCGGGATTCTTCGGGGTAGAGTTCGAAGATGCTCATGTCGCCGAGCTCCCTGCTGGAATAACCCAGGCGCTTCACGACGGAGGGGTTGGTGTGGATGAGCGTGCCGTTCATGTCGCACACCACCAGGAAATCGTCGATCGTTTCGAACAGGTTCTGGAAGTTGCGGTTTTCCTCCACCAAGGCGTCTTCGGTGTTCTTGTTGGTGGAGACGTCCTGCATGAAGCCATCCCAAACGAGCATGCCTTGGTCCATGTGCGGGACTGCGCTGACATAGAGCCATTTCAATTTGCCCGTGATGTCCAGCACGCGGAGCTCGAAATCCACAGGCTCCATGTTTTCCTTGCCCAGGAGGAAGGCGCGCTTCAGCAGGGAGACATCTTCCTCGTAGACATGGTCGTAGGCAATCCGGGCATCCTGCAGCACGTGGTCGCGGTCGAACCCCAGCGCCCGTTCGTAGCCCTTGCTGAGGTAGGTGAACCTGAACGTCCCTTCCGGCGTTTGCACCAGTTGGAAGATGGTAACATTGGGCAGGTTGTCGCCCATCAGGCGGATGTGGCGTTCGCTTTTTTCCAGCGCCAGCGACTTTCGTTCCAATGAAACGCGCATCTGCCGCAACCGAATCAACACCCCCATGAGCAACAAGACGGTGGAGGCGAGCAGGGCAATAATCACCGTGTCGGATTTCAGATAGCTCAAGTCCCCGAGGTAGTCCGAAAGCGTTCCCGCCCGGGCAGTCGCAACCATGCCTGCGGCAAGGGCCATGGAACGCGCGGCTTTTAGGATGGTGGTTCGTTGTCTGGGCATCAAAAGTTCCAAGTTACAAAACAAAGCGAAAATAAGCTAATCCGATGCCTAAATCAAAAGGAAATGAGTGTCTCGTGGAGTTCGCACAGGGGAAGCCCGACCACATTGGTGTACGATCCGTTGATTGCGCGCACCATATGCGCCGCCCCGCCCTGGATCGCATAGGCCCCCGCCTTGTCCATTGGGCAGCCCGTGGCAATGTAGGCCTTGATCTCGCAAGGTTCCAGTTCCCGGAAAAAAACCTCGGTCGCAACGGAAAAGAGCTCCGTGCGTTCATCCCGTTTCACGCAGACGCCTGTAACCACTTCGTGCGCTTTTCCCGAAAGGCCGGAAAGCATTTCGAACGCATGGGCATCGTCCTCCGGTTTTCCCAGAATCCTTCCTTCGTGAACCACGATCGTGTCGGCGGCAACGAGTACCGTGCCGGCGGGCGCGGCGATGGCGCCGGCCTTCTCGGCAGCCAACCGTTCCGCGAACGCGCGCGGAGGCTCCCCGGCCCTGGCGGTTTCATCGATCCGTGGAACCTCGACGGAAAATTCGACCCCCAGGGAGGACAGAAGTTCGCGGCGGCGCGGCGACGCGCTGGCCAGCACCAGGGTTTCTAGGTTTGGATAATTCTGCATCCGGAAACAATATGTTGGAAAGCGGACTATTAAAAGTCCGATCTGCATGGCATAACTCCCACCATGAACGTGGTGGATATTCTGTTGGGCGGTGTGCCGTTCGGCCGTAACAATGTTGGCGACGAGGCCATCCTCGAGTGCGTCGTGGGCATTTTCCGCGAGATATGCCCGCAGGGCCGCATCACCGTCAGCACCGACAACCCTGCAGAAACCGAGGCCCGCCTCGGCGTGCAAACCGTTCCGCTGTTCGGTTTCAAGCCCCCCTTCAGCCAGCAACAGATGGAGGACTGCATCACCAAGGCCGATGTGTTTGTCTGGGCGGGCGCCACCGGCCTTTCCGACTATCCCGAAATCCCGCTCGGCATGCTGGAGATTGCCCATCGCGTTGGAACCAAGACCGTGGTTTGGGGCGTCGGCATGAACGACAAACTCAACCCCTACATCTACAGCATTCTGCCCGGAAAGCGCCGGGCCCTGCTCTCGATGCTCTCCTGGCTAACCCTTAAACGCATCGACTTTGTCGCGCGGCGCGAGAAGGAGGCCGAAGACCGGGCCCGGGCAAAAATCGCCGCGGAGCTCAACCGGTGCGACCTTGTGGTCTTGCGCGATCCCGAAACCCTCGCCGCCGTCCACGCCTGCGGCGATGTCCCCCGGGCCATCGTCGGGGCCGACTCCGCCGAACTGCTCACGCCCGCCGACTGGAACGGCATCACTCTCACGCGCGAAGCGCGGCAGGTGCTTGAATCCAATGCCCGAAAAATCGGCCTGTGCATCTCCGCCCAGCGCCAGCTCGTGCACGAAAAGGAACTCATCGACTTTCTCGATCGCCTGGCCGACCGCGACTACCGCATCATCTTCCTGCCCATGAACCACTCCACCGACGCTCCGCTCATGGAAAACCTGCGCGAACGGATGAGGAACCATCGCCACTCCGCAGTGGTCGGCGGGCGGCGCACCCCCCGCGAAATCCTGGCCATCGCCGGCAAGCTCGATCTCGTCATCAGCAGCCGCCTGCACCTGCTCATCCTCGCCTCGGTGCTCCATGTTCCGATCATTGGCATCAGCCGCGGAAGCAAGGTGGATAATTTCCTCATGCCATTCGGCCACACCTCCGCCGGCAGCGTCGACGAATGCAATTTCGACCATATGCAAAGCGAACTCGACCGTCTCATCGACAGCCGCGAAGAGTTCGAGGAAGTCAGCACCGCCGTGCACGAAATGCTCCTCCAGCGCCTCGATGAAGCCAAGCAGAAGCTGGCCGGCCTGCTAGCGAGTTGCTAGGTGCTGCGCAACCTCTTCGGCCGTGGTGTCCGGGGTCAGCATCTCTTTCATATCCAAACGAGCCTGCACGGCCTTGCGCACCGGCTTCATCAAGTTCAGCTTGCCGATCAGCAGGCAACCCACGAAACGACCATCGCGGAACATGAACATCCGGTAACCGCCGTCGGCATGGTCCTCGATCATGCGGTAGCTTCCGTCGGTGGCCTTCACAACACCAATGCTCAGCATCGGTTTGCCCAGCACCTTGAGCATGTGCGAGCGCGGGATCCCTCCGAACTCGGTCGGAACCCCGGCGGCATTCATGCCCGCAATCTTTCCCATATACATCGCCGGCGCCCAGGAACCGTAGCGGACGCCATCGTGTTCGGCCACATCGCCGGCGGCAAAGATATCCGGATTCGTTGTGCTTAGGAAATTGTCTACCAATACGCCCTTCTTAACCGTGAGTCCCGCCTCCTCCAGCAGCGTCGAGTTGGCACGGTCGCCGGCGGTCACCACCACCACCTCGGCGGGAACGAGCTGGCCGCGCTTCAGGTGCACACCCGTAACGTGGCCATCGCCAATGATGCAGTCCGCAATCGCATTCGTCACCACCTCGATGTTCAATGTCTTCAGGTGTTCACCCAAAACATCGCTGCCCTCCGGATTCAGCTGCATCGGCATCAGGTAGTCGAAGGCCTCCAGCACCGTCACCTTGGCCTCCTGCTTCGCCAGCGCACCCGCCGTTTCCAGCCCGAGGATGCCGCCGCCGATGCACACCACGTTGGTGCCCGGTTTCACCGCCGCAAGAATCCGGCGGACATCCTCCACCGTCCGGACCGTGAAAACATTCGAAAGATCAATGCCCGGCACCGGCGGGACAAAAGGCTGGGAACCGGTCGCGACGATCAGCTTGTCGAACTGCATCATCCGCCCATCGTCAAGCTGGACCGACTTTTCAGCAAGGATCAGCCGCTCCGCTGAAATTCCCCTATGCCAATCAATCCTGTTTTTCGAATACCACTCCTCCGAATGCAGCGGCAGGTTTTTCTCCATAAACTCCCCCGCCAGCAGACGCGTCAGGTTCAGGCGAAGATACGGGAGCTCCCGCTCCTTCGAAATCAAGGCAATCTCAGCCTGCGGGGCATGCTCGCGGATCGCCTCCGCCGCCGATACCCCCGCAATGCCTCCGCCTAGAATCACAAACCGATCCCGCCCCGCATCACGCCGCTCCGGCCGAACCGCAACCTCGATCTGCTTGAAATCCTCCGCCTTCGCATCGCAGATCGGGCAAGCACCCGGGGCCTCTTCGCCATAGTGGATGTAGCCGCAGATCGAGCAGCGCCATGTTTTTTCCGTATTCTTTTGCATGCCATTTCCTTGTGGGTGAAAGCAATCGAAGCAGTACCATTTCGGTCGGGAACGGAAAGCAAAAACATTCACCAATTCACTTCGCATGGCCGAAATAAATACTCGCTCACGGGGATTGACTCCCGCCGCAATATTCGCATAATTCGCCCTTCCTTTTTCCAGCAAGAGGTATTCTGTTGGCAGGGAACTCCGCCGGCGTAGCTCAGTGGCAGAGCAACGGATTTGTAATCCGTTGGTCGTCAGTTCGACTCTGACCGCCGGCTCCACTCTAAAGGCCTCGTAATTAATAAGTTACGAGGCCTTTCTTTTTGTCTGAATGAGGGGCCAGTTAGTGCAGTAGCGGCATTAAATGCAACCAAAAGTCGGTAGTGCGTTGCATCTCAGGTTGCATTGGGCATTTCCTCATGAAGAAGTATAAAAAACCTCAGACGGCTCTCATGATGCGCTTTTCGCAGTTAAAGCAATCTTCTATAGTATACGATTCTTTTTGATCAATTTAGTAGGTGAGGTTGTTAGATGAGTAAAGAATTTGAAAATACATTACTGATTGGGTCTGTATTCCAGGGTATCCAAACAAGTGCCCATCAAATAAACGAGGATTTAAACTCATTGCTGAATGAGAGGACCATTCATGGATACGATCTGGTAGTATGTGCTTTGGGCGAGAAGTTCTGTACATATTATGATCTGGAGTCATTAGCTAAAGAATACGGCGCTGATGATTATTGGGCTCATTACATTGATCATGTTGATGATCATGGAGCGGCAATTGAATATCTGAACAAAAGAGGACCTGATACCGTCGTTAAAGAACTTCTGGCCGAGAAAGAAAGCAGGGATAGTGTTGAATCGACTCTACCTGGTGATGTCGAGTATTGGGCTCTGCACGAGCTTCAACAGTTGATCGCAGAAATGTCAACTGGCATCAAACTGGTATTCTTTTTCCCCAATGCACCACTTCATAAAGCCATGTCTTGGCTGGCACTTGATGTTGCCAAAGCCGATTTTCCCACCAATCAACGCCAAAGCATTGATCCAGACTCTGGTATGTGTCTAATGAAATATCCATGGAGCGAATGGTGCAAAGACAGCAAGCTGTCGTTCCAAATACCTGATATACCTATACACTCCATTCGTGATGTATTATTGACTCCAGGCGAAAAGGATGGGCGACCAGAAATTGGTAATTGGTGGGGCGCGATAGAGTCATCTCTAAATATTGAGATCGACTTGCGGGTTGTGGCTACCTCTGTCTTAAACCACCCAAGGGTCATCCATCTTTCAACTCGCTCTGGAGGAGAATGCATACTAGCGCCTTTACCTGATCCAGATGATCTACCGCTTGTCTTAGAACATCTGCAATATGGTCGATATATGACTGGTTCATCCCAAAAGAAAGCAGAAATTAAAAAGACCCATCAAGAATGGTTTTACGAAGCTTTCGACGCGATCACAGTTGATCCGAATTATGAGGGGTGGTCAGATCGCAGGATCATCGAGGAAGTAATAATGAAGCAGAATGAAGCCAAATACGTCTATGAAACGTATAATAGGTATTTAAAGGAACGATAGCGTTAATTTTGTGACATACCCTGAATTATCATACCTGCCACACTGTGGCAGGTTTTTTTGTATCCATCGATATATAAGCTGGTTGAGCAATGTGTGGTTGATAAATTTTGTGGTATCACACGACGCCTATCATTCCTAACGCCCTAATCACCTCCATCGCCACCGATTCCGCATGACGCGGGTTCGGGAAAACAGATTGGAGGTGATTTTTATGAGTAAGGTTAGTGCTCCAGATCCGTGCTACTTCAAGACGAGTGCTGCTGCCGATTATATGGGAATTTCCCGTCGGTATTTATGCGAGCTAGTCTCGCAGGGTCGTATTCGCCATTCGCGTGTTGGCCGTCGGACATTGCTATTCAGCAAAGACGACCTGGACGACTTCTTTGAAAGGCATGTCGTTGCAAGTATTTAACAATCATATGTGTAAAATTTCAAACCCGTAAGGGAAAAATAATATAATAAGGAAGATAATGAAAAAAATTGTAAATAAAGTGCTGGATCAGGAATCCGCAATAGAATTCACCGCCAAATTAGCAGCTCCATTTTGGGCCTCCCATCAAGGGTACCTATTATGGGTTCAAAAGCTGTTCTGGTCAACCCTTGCCGACGGCATGAACATTGTTCAGATGAGCCAGGGTAATCTCCAGGAGGTCATTGAGCTCGCAACCGTTTTTTTTGAAAAGGAGAGCGGAGATGATTACATTGATGTCATTAGGGAGCTAAGAACAGTTTCGGATAAGAGGACTATTTGTTCCATTCTGAAGGAGCGGGATGAGAAGCTAAGGTTGGCTATAACGTATTTCGCACTGCTGTACTGCGACAAAGAAAAGCTGCCAAAGGAGCCGGAGGAAGATGCGGCTAATTACCACGGGGTTTTTGACCAAATCATCAAGATCTCTGAAAGCTTGTACCGTGATGCCATAAGAACTCCTCTCCTAGGGGGGAAGCACAAGCCCAAAGAGCTGTTTACTTTGAGTGCTTCCACATTTCGTTCTGGTTTGGTTCAGCTTGATGCCAAGGTCAAAAACTATCGAGGAACTGAAAAATCGCTATATCTGCCTATGGTCGGGGATCGTGATTCTATATTGACCCGGTTTGATGAAGCCGTGTCAGAGTTTCGATTCCAGCTGGCGAATTCTATCGGTGCTCCTGAAGAGTTCAAAGCACTAGAGCTACAGGAGGGCTGATCGTGATGGATAATACGAATGGTACCGATGCCGGAAAGACCACATTGCACGGGGGCGTAGCCCCCAATGCTTATGATGGCATTACAGATCCTGTTTATGGCAGCGCTTCACGCCAGTTAAAAGGTATGGCACTCCGGTGGAGTCAGTCACTTATCCCGCAGGTTCTTCGCGATAAACCGAACTGGACGGTGTTTGAGCTGACGTGGAATGCGCAGAAGGGCAAGTACGATAAAGTGCCTGCCAAATGGAAAGGGCGTGCTAAATGCGGTGATCCTTCAACCTGGAGGACTTGGGATGACATTTTGTACATGTGCAGTGTGAAGACCGAGAAGTGGAATCCCGAATATGATGAGCAGATGGTGGATGGCGTAAAGAAATCTTTTGCTCCTGCTTACGCTCTGTCTGAAGACGACGGGATCTTCTGCATCGACCTCGATCACATTTATGATGCCTACGGGCAGTGTGATCCAATCGCTGCGGTGCTTCTTGATAAATTCAAGGGTACGTACTGCGAACAGTCCAAATCGGGGGACGGAGCCCATATCTTCGGGTATGGAAAGCCCGAGCTCAACGGCAACGTCACTGTGGAGATCGAAGGTGAACGGCTGGACATCGAGGTCTATTCAAAAGACCGCTTCATCTGCATGACAGGTATTGGCATTGACTCCTCTAAAGTAAAGGAGGCCTCAAATGACTAATACACTTATTGGGTGTGATGCACCTCTCATGTGGCTTGAATCTTCAGAGGTTAAACCATCTCGCCAAAAGGCACCTTCTGTTGAGCTGCCGGATCCTGTACTGCCCCCTGCGGCGAACCAGAGTCTGACTGTTCCCGCTCTCGATCATGAAGACGTCCCGGTGATTGTGGATATGCTTCAGGCTATCCCCGCCACAGACGAAGATCCCTGGTGGAGGGTAACCAAGTATCTGGTTTATCTGGGTATTAAGCTGTTCGATGACCCCTACGCCTTCTCTGAACTGTGGGATGAATGGTCGAAGTCAGACATGAGCAACTACGATGTCGACAAGAACCTTGAGAAATGGGGCCGTTTTGAGGAAGAGGCTCTGGCTGAAGGCGAGTTCGAATTCGATCCGCTGGAAGGACTGATGGGTATTGCCCGGGATCATGGCTGGGTAGCGCAACTGGTCGATGACCGTCCTATGCTCATTGTCAGTTCCCAAGTCTCTTCCCGGCAGGTTCAGGATGCTGCTGAGATTGTCGGTGCGCAGTGTGCCGCATCCGGAAAAATCTACCGCCGAGGCCGTGTTGTGGATGAAGTGTGCTTCACCGGCAGTCGGTATGAGCTGTATCCGGTCACGCAGACACGTTCGGTGTCCCTGTTTGAAGAGCTCTGTGCTCCTCATACCGAGAAAGCCGGAAAGGATGGTGAAGCCGTATTGGTTCCATGCAAGGTCTCTACGTCACTGGCATCCAGTCTCCTGTCGTGTCCGGCCATGTTCAATCAGCTGGAAGAGCTGAAGGTTGTGCTCAACTGTTCGGTGCTTGCAACTGATGTAAACGGTAAACTCATCGAAGTTCATAGCGGGCAGTATACAGGAGGCATCCTGGCAGGCGGCCTGCCCGTTGACATGCCGTCGTCATTGACGGAGGCGCGGGAGCGGATCGATTTTCTGCTGGCGGATTACAAATTCGAGACCAAGGGCGACAAAGCACGCGCAGTTGCCTCGATCCTGGAAGGTGGGTTTGTGTTCGGTGGACTGCTTGGTGGCCGGACTGTCATGGCAATTACAGAGGCAGATCTTCCTGGTGCCGGAAAATCTTACCGCAACGATATCACTGCGGCCGTCTACAATGAGGACCTCGCTGTTATCGCTCAGAAGGGATCGGGTATTGGTGGTGCTGAAGAGGCGCTGGACACGGCGCTTGTTGACGGCTCGCGGATGATAAGCTTGGATAATACCCGCGGTAAAATCGATAGCCAGCGCCTGGAGTCGCTGTTGACAAGTGACCGGTATGCCGCGCGGCCAGCGTACAGCAGGACTACACAGGTAGATCCGAGTAGAGCCCTCATAATGATGACGTCCAACCGAGCGGAGCTCACACCCGACCTCCTGCGTCGTTCGTCCATCGTGAAGATCCTGAAGCGTGATGACTATGTCTTCCGGGAATTCCCTGAAGGCGACCTGGTTCAGCATGTGCGGGCCAACTACCAATACTACCTTGGTGCGGTGTACTACGTCATTAAGGAGTGGGATCGTCGGGGGCGTCCCTGTCCCAAGGACACCCGGCATTCATTTAGGCGTTGGGCCGGTGTTCTAGGCTACTGTGTAAAGGACATCCTCGGTTATGCCGACATGCTGGCCGACTACGATAAGGTAGAGCGCCGCATGGACTCCAAGGAGTTGACTTGGCTGCGCAATGTGCTGGGGAAGCTCGTTCCTGTTCTGGATCCACAGACAAAGTATACGACCAGTCAGCTGATCGATGAACTGCTGGAGGTCGAGCCGGAGCTGATCCCGGGGTACAGCGGCGACTGTGATCCTGAGGTGTGCCGGGATACCCGGGAAAAGCTCAATCGAGCCATGGGACGCAGACTGAAGAAGGCCATGGACAAAGAGCTTGAGGTTCGCGTAGACGGCCTGAGATTCGTTCAGAGCGAGGTTTTGGTGCCAAGGCGAGACGGAAAGGGTAACCGCGCGCAAAAGGCGTTCCAGCTAACCAAGCTGAGCTAAATCAACCGGCGGGTGCACACCGCGGTGGTGTGCACCCGCCATCCACTTATTAATATTGAAGGAGATTTAACATGTATGAACACAAGCAAGTTGTAATTGAACACGGAGAATGGAGTGCAAATATCGATGAACATATTGCCGAACTCATCCTCGAAATGTGGAAGGCCGACATCTACACCCTGTTGTCGTGTGAGAACAACAATAACGGTAAGGACAACGGCGATGTCGTGTGGATTATGATGCCGCAGTATGAGGTGTCTGATTTTCTGAATTGTCTGTTGGCAGGTCGGGAAAGGGACGAGTTCTATTTTCGTGTAATGGGCTATCCGGAATTCGGTGATCAATGGAGGTTCAGTGTGCTGGCCGATGACCTAAGTGAGTTCTACGACGAGAAGGAGGATGTCGTCGATTTCAATGGACCGCCGGACATTCACCTGTCAATGAGCGTTCGCTTCCCCATCTGGGACTATGCCGAGGTTCTATCGCGTATGAAGGCATATAATGCGAATGCCGGTAGGCTCGCTCCGCTGCTGCCGATGCCTGAACCACAAAGGCTTCAGGGTGCCACTGACGCAGAGGTAGCCCCTGTGTCCGCGATGTTGGATGTGCAGGAGGTATGTCATGTCGGATAACAACACGATGATTACAGAGGTGTTTGAAGAGCTTACGGCCGAGAAAGAAATTTATCAGGCCATTTTGGATAAATGGAAGAGCATGATGCGTGATCTCATCTGTCTTTCCAAATCTTCCAAGAGTAAGGAGGAGCGTGACTTTTACCACCAGTCGGTTATCGAATCCTTGCAGTGCCTCTTAGATCCCGGTGAAGGGGATGACTTGTACGACCTCGTAGTCGGAGATTACTTCGGACAAGGCTTCAGGCAGCGCCCGTACCCCGTCACGGTATTTGAGTTGCTAAATAAGATGATTCAGGAGCTGGATATAATGCAGCTGTAAATGCCCATCGCTGGAAGCTAAACAGAGGGGTGATGGTGTTGGCACCGCCATCATCCCCCTCGTGCCCCCCGGAATCTGGAGCCTTATCCCCGCCATCTCCCTCCATGCCCTCCATGACTTAACCTCATAAATATTGTTTTGGTTAACCCCCACAACCCCGTCGTGTATAGCATCTCAGTCTCTTGGGTAAGTGGATTCTAACCAAACTTTTGATGGAGGGATTGGAGGGAGATGGGGGGAACCTTCTATTTTTTGGAGGGATAATGGCGGGGGTATAGCGGGAGATAATAAAGGTTTAAAAGTTATAGCAATACTCACGTACAAGAGGCTGATTACTCGTTTTGGGGCCGCCACTCAGACCTCACGAGTCAGGTGCCCATGCTCCCCCTCCGTAATTCCCCTCTGTTACTGGCGTTTCCCCTCACAATCCCGCCGTTTCCCTCCATCCCCGCCATATCCATTGCCACATAAGCCTAAAAGGGTATGAGTTGGCCATGCCAAAGGTTAAAACAGCTCGAAAAGTGGGAATAAATAATAGATGGGAGGCGGTTGGTTATACAACTGCCCCGACAGGCCCTCTGGTTGATGCCAGGGGGCTTTTTAATGTGAAATTAACCTATGGAGGTAAGTGTGATTAAGTTGAATGCTAGCTACTCAAAGAAGGTGCCTGCCGAGCAGGAGTACAGTTCGAAATCGTTCATGGCCTGTGTGGAAGTAGAGCTGCCAACCGGAGCTTCGGCCCGTGAACTGCAGGATAAAATTCATGACACGTTTGAATTGGTGAAGCAGTCCGTTGAGTCTGAAATCAGTGGGCAGACGGGCCAGCGGTCATCTGGGCGTGAAGAGCGGCCTCAGGGCCGCCAGCAGCGTCCACGTCAACATCAGCCGGACGGAAAGGCTTCTAACAAACAGATTTCCTATCTGTTGGACCTCGCCAAGTCCAGGGGCGTCATGCCCCGGGATCTCGACGCTGATATCCGTCAACGCTATGCGTATGCCGAGACGGTGTACGATCTTAGCCGGGCT belongs to Pontiella desulfatans and includes:
- a CDS encoding PAS domain-containing protein — encoded protein: MPRQRTTILKAARSMALAAGMVATARAGTLSDYLGDLSYLKSDTVIIALLASTVLLLMGVLIRLRQMRVSLERKSLALEKSERHIRLMGDNLPNVTIFQLVQTPEGTFRFTYLSKGYERALGFDRDHVLQDARIAYDHVYEEDVSLLKRAFLLGKENMEPVDFELRVLDITGKLKWLYVSAVPHMDQGMLVWDGFMQDVSTNKNTEDALVEENRNFQNLFETIDDFLVVCDMNGTLIHTNPSVVKRLGYSSRELGDMSIFELYPEESRVEIYQVIARMQTEQATTCGLPLKMKSNGTIPVEMNIFQGSWKNKKAIFGVARDIANRQRTESALRESQQMLQLIMDTIPMSVFWKDKDSVYLGCNKTFTRECGLESLEDVVGKTPYDLFDPALAPQIVSRDQDVIVNNQPLFNYTQSHTRADGSIGWREISKIPLRNENGRAVGILGVWRDVTEQNRAEERLKRTLEDMERFNQLMRGRERRTLELKAEINKLLKELGEPQKYRTTTDDLS
- a CDS encoding FAD-dependent oxidoreductase — encoded protein: MQKNTEKTWRCSICGYIHYGEEAPGACPICDAKAEDFKQIEVAVRPERRDAGRDRFVILGGGIAGVSAAEAIREHAPQAEIALISKERELPYLRLNLTRLLAGEFMEKNLPLHSEEWYSKNRIDWHRGISAERLILAEKSVQLDDGRMMQFDKLIVATGSQPFVPPVPGIDLSNVFTVRTVEDVRRILAAVKPGTNVVCIGGGILGLETAGALAKQEAKVTVLEAFDYLMPMQLNPEGSDVLGEHLKTLNIEVVTNAIADCIIGDGHVTGVHLKRGQLVPAEVVVVTAGDRANSTLLEEAGLTVKKGVLVDNFLSTTNPDIFAAGDVAEHDGVRYGSWAPAMYMGKIAGMNAAGVPTEFGGIPRSHMLKVLGKPMLSIGVVKATDGSYRMIEDHADGGYRMFMFRDGRFVGCLLIGKLNLMKPVRKAVQARLDMKEMLTPDTTAEEVAQHLATR
- a CDS encoding polysaccharide pyruvyl transferase family protein, coding for MDILLGGVPFGRNNVGDEAILECVVGIFREICPQGRITVSTDNPAETEARLGVQTVPLFGFKPPFSQQQMEDCITKADVFVWAGATGLSDYPEIPLGMLEIAHRVGTKTVVWGVGMNDKLNPYIYSILPGKRRALLSMLSWLTLKRIDFVARREKEAEDRARAKIAAELNRCDLVVLRDPETLAAVHACGDVPRAIVGADSAELLTPADWNGITLTREARQVLESNARKIGLCISAQRQLVHEKELIDFLDRLADRDYRIIFLPMNHSTDAPLMENLRERMRNHRHSAVVGGRRTPREILAIAGKLDLVISSRLHLLILASVLHVPIIGISRGSKVDNFLMPFGHTSAGSVDECNFDHMQSELDRLIDSREEFEEVSTAVHEMLLQRLDEAKQKLAGLLASC
- a CDS encoding helix-turn-helix domain-containing protein — translated: MSKVSAPDPCYFKTSAAADYMGISRRYLCELVSQGRIRHSRVGRRTLLFSKDDLDDFFERHVVASI
- a CDS encoding Maf family nucleotide pyrophosphatase; translation: MQNYPNLETLVLASASPRRRELLSSLGVEFSVEVPRIDETARAGEPPRAFAERLAAEKAGAIAAPAGTVLVAADTIVVHEGRILGKPEDDAHAFEMLSGLSGKAHEVVTGVCVKRDERTELFSVATEVFFRELEPCEIKAYIATGCPMDKAGAYAIQGGAAHMVRAINGSYTNVVGLPLCELHETLISF